A part of Chloroflexota bacterium genomic DNA contains:
- a CDS encoding CDP-alcohol phosphatidyltransferase family protein, translating to MPKVEKHKRENDILLGFLERPALQWLAKNAPAWVTPDVLTYLGISASVLIFISYVLTNVSPHFLWLASFGFALNWLGDSLDGTLARYRHMERPRYGFLVDHWIDAMSTVLIFLGLGLSPYVDFRAASLGAIMYLLLSIMVYLITYVTGVFQITNAKIGPTEIRVLAVLLNTFIFFIGNPLLTLPIVGEISFYTLFVALLTIVMAIYFLVNTGIQTRRLKLLDEKRLERKLAKEETENKANNGNTTAAPASEG from the coding sequence ATGCCCAAAGTTGAAAAACACAAAAGAGAAAACGATATTCTTCTCGGTTTTCTTGAACGCCCAGCACTGCAATGGCTGGCCAAAAACGCCCCCGCCTGGGTCACCCCAGACGTTCTAACCTATCTTGGGATTAGTGCTTCCGTACTGATCTTCATCAGTTACGTTCTCACCAACGTCAGTCCTCATTTCCTCTGGCTTGCCAGCTTCGGCTTTGCCCTGAACTGGTTGGGAGACAGCCTTGATGGCACCCTGGCTCGCTATCGCCATATGGAACGGCCCCGGTATGGTTTCCTGGTGGACCATTGGATTGACGCAATGAGCACCGTGTTGATCTTCCTCGGTCTTGGGCTTTCACCTTATGTCGACTTCAGAGCCGCCAGCCTGGGCGCCATTATGTATCTCCTTCTCTCAATCATGGTCTATCTGATCACTTATGTGACCGGTGTCTTCCAGATCACCAATGCCAAGATTGGCCCCACTGAGATCCGTGTTCTGGCAGTGCTCCTGAACACCTTTATCTTCTTCATCGGCAACCCCCTGCTAACGCTGCCCATTGTTGGCGAAATCAGCTTCTATACGCTGTTTGTAGCCCTGCTGACAATCGTCATGGCCATCTACTTCCTGGTCAACACCGGGATCCAGACTCGTCGCTTGAAACTTTTGGATGAGAAGCGGCTCGAGCGCAAACTCGCCAAAGAAGAAACTGAGAACAAGGCAAATAACGGGAACACGACCGCTGCCCCCGCAAGTGAAGGCTAA
- a CDS encoding exonuclease SbcCD subunit D, with translation MVKLLHFADAHIDMANYGRHDPESGLPMRVMDFLKSLDEIVQTALDEKVDLVIFAGDAYKDRSPAPTFQREWDQRIMKLSHAGITTILLTGNHDISPSTGRAHAIHEFESLGVPYVKVVNKPTLLLPDDLDGLPVQVLCIPWLSQVEFYDFDNSDNNAPSEINNFIQSILNQKIENISSVINPELPLLLAAHASVEGVEYGYERLANISKDFVLDRGFVTNKVFDYTALGHIHKAQDLNEGHHPPAIYPGSIERVDFGEEKEKKFFIVADIEKGRTEVHWKELKHIRPFITRQVELNDPNQVSAQINAIMPSPEQLKDAIVRIILQYPEAYEPLINNNEIRALGESAFEFQLIKRPQRQSRARLPEGDYATEKSMTELLEIYLKATDKEISTDKIESLQSLAQDIIQPSDD, from the coding sequence ATGGTCAAACTGCTTCACTTTGCGGACGCGCATATCGACATGGCTAATTACGGTCGGCACGACCCGGAATCCGGGCTGCCGATGCGTGTGATGGATTTTCTCAAGTCCCTGGATGAAATCGTCCAGACGGCACTTGATGAGAAGGTAGATTTAGTAATCTTCGCCGGCGACGCTTATAAAGACCGCTCGCCGGCGCCCACCTTCCAGCGCGAGTGGGACCAGCGGATTATGAAACTTTCCCATGCTGGGATCACAACCATCCTGCTGACGGGTAACCATGATATCTCCCCCTCCACTGGGCGCGCCCATGCCATTCATGAATTTGAATCCCTGGGCGTCCCCTATGTTAAGGTGGTCAACAAACCCACCCTGCTGCTGCCGGATGATCTCGACGGCCTGCCCGTGCAGGTGCTCTGCATTCCCTGGCTATCACAGGTGGAATTTTATGATTTTGACAATTCGGACAATAACGCACCGAGTGAGATCAACAATTTCATCCAAAGTATCCTCAATCAGAAAATCGAAAATATCTCATCCGTCATCAATCCAGAACTTCCACTCCTCCTGGCTGCTCATGCTTCAGTGGAAGGCGTGGAATACGGCTATGAACGGCTGGCCAACATTTCCAAAGATTTCGTTCTGGATCGCGGGTTCGTCACCAACAAGGTCTTTGACTACACCGCTCTTGGTCACATTCATAAGGCCCAGGATTTGAACGAGGGCCATCATCCCCCTGCGATCTACCCCGGCTCGATTGAGCGGGTCGATTTTGGCGAAGAGAAGGAAAAGAAATTCTTCATTGTGGCTGATATTGAAAAAGGTCGTACCGAAGTGCACTGGAAAGAACTGAAGCACATCCGCCCCTTCATCACCCGCCAGGTGGAATTGAACGACCCCAATCAGGTCAGCGCCCAGATTAATGCCATCATGCCCTCTCCGGAACAGCTCAAGGATGCCATTGTGCGGATTATCCTCCAATACCCGGAAGCCTATGAGCCGTTGATCAATAACAACGAAATCCGAGCCCTTGGTGAATCGGCCTTTGAGTTCCAGTTGATCAAACGCCCCCAGCGTCAGTCCCGGGCCAGGCTGCCGGAAGGGGATTATGCCACCGAAAAATCCATGACTGAGCTGCTGGAGATTTACCTGAAGGCGACTGATAAGGAAATCTCAACCGATAAAATCGAAAGCCTGCAGAGCCTGGCACAAGATATCATCCAGCCTTCGGATGACTAA
- a CDS encoding transcriptional repressor, which produces MDLQTKLNEEGMRMTRPRQVVLSILENTNVPLSPQTIHQQSLEAHQEIGLVSVYRTLDILMELAMVRKVHSADGCHGYVLASPGHHHHLICRECDQAVEFSGGEDLSSLVNRIQKETGFTIDGHMLQLYGLCPNCQQEQKEALANV; this is translated from the coding sequence ATGGACTTGCAAACGAAATTAAACGAAGAAGGCATGCGTATGACCCGCCCACGGCAGGTGGTTCTCTCCATTCTGGAGAATACCAACGTGCCGCTCTCACCACAGACCATTCACCAACAGTCTCTCGAAGCCCACCAGGAAATTGGGCTGGTTTCGGTCTACCGGACCCTGGATATCCTGATGGAACTGGCTATGGTTCGCAAGGTGCACAGCGCGGATGGCTGTCACGGCTATGTCCTTGCCTCCCCGGGGCATCATCATCACCTGATCTGCCGGGAGTGTGACCAGGCAGTGGAGTTCAGCGGCGGAGAAGACCTTTCCAGCCTGGTGAACCGCATTCAAAAAGAAACCGGCTTCACCATCGACGGTCACATGCTGCAGCTCTATGGCCTCTGTCCAAATTGCCAACAAGAACAGAAAGAGGCGCTAGCAAATGTATAA
- a CDS encoding zinc ABC transporter substrate-binding protein, with translation MYKLQKSIKPLVLFTLLALVIVPVLGACQSTSTPAAQDTDQVNITVSIVPLAYFAERIGGDWVNINTMVGPGEEPHSYEPTPEQMVAISESPVFFSIGVEYEDVWLPKFEETNPEMLVVDTSEGIDRIPVATSIAEVGAQTVSEDDHHDEEGGLDPHVWLSPENGKIIAENMLNGLIAIVPEHEANFQNNYDALIADIDALDAQIQETLADDQNQSFIVFHPAWGYFAKQYGLQQIAVQVGGQDPSASELADLVDIARAREIKVIFLQPSFNSASAEALAQEIDGTVAAADPLAEDWLGNLSTIANALAESFGQQ, from the coding sequence ATGTATAAACTTCAAAAATCCATCAAACCTCTAGTGCTTTTCACCCTGCTCGCGCTGGTAATCGTGCCTGTGCTCGGAGCTTGCCAATCCACCTCAACACCTGCCGCTCAGGACACAGACCAGGTCAACATCACGGTCAGCATCGTACCGCTTGCCTATTTTGCCGAACGGATCGGTGGTGACTGGGTCAACATCAATACGATGGTTGGCCCAGGGGAGGAACCTCACTCCTATGAACCGACCCCGGAACAGATGGTCGCCATCTCCGAATCTCCCGTTTTCTTCAGCATTGGCGTGGAATATGAAGATGTCTGGTTGCCAAAGTTCGAAGAGACCAATCCTGAAATGCTCGTTGTGGACACCTCGGAAGGCATCGACCGCATTCCCGTGGCCACCTCAATTGCCGAAGTCGGCGCTCAGACGGTCTCCGAAGACGACCATCATGACGAAGAAGGCGGGCTGGACCCGCATGTCTGGCTCTCACCCGAAAACGGTAAGATCATCGCCGAAAACATGCTGAACGGCCTGATTGCCATTGTCCCCGAACACGAAGCGAATTTTCAGAATAACTATGACGCGCTCATCGCCGATATTGACGCTCTGGATGCCCAAATTCAGGAAACGCTCGCAGATGATCAGAACCAATCCTTCATCGTCTTCCACCCCGCCTGGGGTTATTTCGCCAAACAATATGGCCTGCAACAAATTGCTGTTCAGGTCGGTGGGCAGGACCCCAGCGCCAGTGAACTGGCCGATCTGGTGGATATCGCCCGTGCCAGAGAAATAAAAGTGATCTTCTTGCAGCCTTCCTTCAACAGCGCCAGCGCTGAAGCGCTCGCGCAGGAAATCGACGGCACGGTTGCCGCTGCGGATCCTCTGGCCGAAGACTGGCTGGGAAACTTGAGCACAATTGCCAACGCTTTAGCCGAATCCTTTGGTCAGCAGTAG